Proteins from one Papaver somniferum cultivar HN1 unplaced genomic scaffold, ASM357369v1 unplaced-scaffold_158, whole genome shotgun sequence genomic window:
- the LOC113337237 gene encoding exocyst complex component EXO70B1-like, which translates to MSSSPASPSSPENSISEAEKLIHRYDGDEQMIFCHGDHRQEADNYLQAVDEIQRSLESCTVGSSPSGDRNKLKVSIEIALARLEDEFKNLLNTHTKFIETDWLIDLNSSINSRNSISSRRGVGEEFTDDPQDYSAEFELQNSLSFDSGNGEPEVGESGSHSRTGSRSSTSYRSTSSIREIDLIPAEAINDLRSIAERMISAGYLRECLQVYTGIRKLAIESNFHHLKVENLSIGEVQRLKWDVAEKKIKKWIRAANICVRILFASEKKLCEQIFQGFEGEDCDADEACFYETVKGFAVQVLNFAEAVSIGDRTPHKLFKILDLHDSLSKLIPDIEEVFDSKLSEGIPVRASEILARLADSARGMLIEFESLVIREPSQIPVPGGTIHPLTRYVMNYISLISVYKETLVELIVSKPVIVLVTSDPIASEMELQDSDNKSPLALHLVWIILNLHHNLDVKSHYYKDPSLPPLFLMNNIRYIVTKLKKGSEELQEMIGDSYLKKLSGKVRQSALAYQRSTLGRLLDCLRDEGLHVTGSFSSGVSKTLLRERFKSFNALFGDVHRSQVTWSVPDLQLREELRIALSETLIPAYRSFLGRFRGQIENGRHPELYIKYSVEDIENAVLDFFESHQNSLQSKRSR; encoded by the coding sequence ATGTCATCGTCTCCGGCATCTCCATCCTCACCGGAAAACTCCATCTCAGAAGCAGAGAAACTAATCCACAGATACGATGGTGATGAACAGATGATTTTCTGTCACGGTGATCACCGTCAAGAAGCTGATAACTACTTACAAGCCGTAGATGAGATTCAACGGAGTTTAGAGTCATGTACTGTTGGCTCATCTCCCTCCGGTGACCGGAACAAGTTGAAAGTTTCAATCGAGATAGCTTTGGCGAGATTagaagatgagttcaagaacctATTGAATACCCATACTAAGTTCATCGAAACCGATTGGTTAATCGATTTGAACTCATCGATAAATTCAAGAAACAGTATCAGTTCTAGAAGAGGAGTTGGTGAAGAATTTACAGACGATCCTCAAGATTATTCAGCGGAATTCGAGTTGCAGAACAGTTTGAGCTTCGATTCAGGTAACGGCGAGCCTGAGGTTGGAGAATCCGGTAGTCATTCAAGGACAGGAAGTAGAAGTAGTACTAGTTACCGATCGACTAGTAGTATCCGTGAGATTGATTTAATTCCTGCTGAAGCGATTAACGATCTTCGGAGTATCGCGGAGAGGATGATTAGTGCTGGATATCTCAGAGAATGTTTGCAGGTGTACACAGGGATAAGGAAATTAGCTATTGAATCGAATTTCCATCATCTGAAGGTTGAGAATTTGAGTATTGGAGAAGTGCAGAGACTGAAATGGGATGTTGCTGAAAAGAAGATTAAGAAATGGATTCGAGCGGCCAACATCTGTGTGCGGATTCTGTTTGCGAGTGAGAAGAAATTGTGCGAGCAGATTTTCCAAGGGTTTGAAGGAGAGGATTGTGATGCAGATGAGGCTTGTTTTTATGAGACTGTCAAAGGGTTTGCTGTTCAGGTGCTGAATTTTGCTGAAGCTGTTAGTATTGGTGACAGGACGCCTCATAAGCTGTTTAAGATACTTGATTTGCATGATTCGTTGTCGAAGCTTATACCGGATATTGAAGAGGTGTTTGATTCGAAGCTATCGGAGGGTATTCCGGTTCGTGCTAGTGAGATTCTTGCAAGATTGGCTGATTCTGCAAGGGGGATGTTGATTGAGTTTGAGAGTTTGGTGATTCGGGAGCCTTCGCAGATTCCGGTACCGGGTGGCACAATTCATCCCTTGACTAGGTATGTCATGAATTACATCAGTTTGATTTCGGTCTATAAAGAGACACTTGTTGAATTGATTGTGTCGAAGCCGGTGATAGTGTTAGTGACGTCTGACCCAATAGCATCTGAGATGGAGTTGCAGGATAGTGATAATAAGTCACCATTAGCACTTCATTTGGTTTGGATTATATTGAATTTGCATCACAATTTAGATGTGAAATCTCATTATTACAAAGACCCGTCGTTGCCGCCTTTGTTCCTCATGAACAATATACGTTACATTGTGACTAAACTTAAGAAAGGGTCTGAGGAACTTCAAGAAATGATTGGGGATAGTTACTTAAAGAAGTTGTCAGGGAAAGTTAGGCAATCGGCTTTGGCTTACCAGAGATCGACTTTGGGCAGGCTTCTAGATTGTTTGCGAGACGAAGGGTTGCATGTAACTGGAAGCTTCTCATCCGGAGTTTCCAAGACGTTGTTAAGAGAAAGGTTCAAGAGTTTCAATGCTCTCTTCGGTGATGTTCACCGAAGCCAAGTCACATGGTCTGTACCAGATTTGCAGCTTCGTGAGGAACTTCGAATAGCATTGTCAGAGACATTGATTCCAGCTTATCGGTCTTTTTTAGGTCGGTTTAGAGGACAGATTGAGAATGGGAGACACCCAGAGTTGTACATCAAGTATTCAGTAGAAGATATTGAGAATGCTGTCTTGGATTTCTTCGAATCACACCAAAATTCCTTACAGTCTAAGAgaagtagatga